A window of the Polaribacter sp. HaHaR_3_91 genome harbors these coding sequences:
- a CDS encoding threonine/serine exporter ThrE family protein: protein MRVPKKYQFIVEIGKALHIYGIPSYKIQSYLTQVAKTKGITGSFMDLPTWVNYVFYDEKNSYNYVECIPPGSLNLGAFSRIDELTNKVIDSGMEVDEIDKELKIIHAKTKEVNHFILTLAYAFAAGSFSLMIGTNWISFAFSILLGSLTYLFVYLANKSKYVESVLESLCALVVTIFACLLTFIFPDFNLGLTILASIIIFIPGLAITTALEEITSKSLVAGGAKLFDAMVVLFKQFFGVILGLGLMTSLLDIDLTHYESNMPQWTIFCAIPIFSICTLPIFQVRKKDMFFGILTGIFAFFITVFLSSGLGILVSTFIGTLTVVGISRIFGRISKTPKSVYLTQGIIMLVPGSKSFMGLSNSFFNPSITASANLFEEVTFILMAIIGGLLFAGTFRERKPKEHHYKSH, encoded by the coding sequence ATGAGAGTTCCAAAAAAATATCAATTTATAGTTGAAATAGGAAAAGCGTTACACATATACGGTATTCCTTCTTATAAAATTCAATCATATTTAACACAAGTTGCCAAAACAAAAGGCATTACAGGGAGTTTTATGGATTTACCTACTTGGGTAAATTATGTTTTTTATGATGAAAAGAACTCTTATAATTATGTTGAATGCATTCCCCCAGGATCTTTAAATTTAGGTGCTTTTTCTAGAATTGATGAATTGACCAATAAGGTTATTGATTCAGGGATGGAAGTGGATGAAATAGACAAAGAATTAAAGATTATTCATGCAAAAACAAAAGAGGTAAATCATTTTATTTTAACTTTAGCCTATGCCTTTGCTGCTGGTTCTTTTAGCTTAATGATTGGTACCAATTGGATCTCTTTTGCTTTTTCAATACTTTTAGGTTCTCTTACTTATCTATTTGTTTATTTAGCAAACAAATCTAAATATGTAGAAAGTGTTTTAGAATCTTTATGTGCTTTAGTGGTAACTATTTTTGCTTGCCTATTAACATTTATTTTCCCTGATTTTAATTTAGGTTTAACCATATTAGCTTCTATAATTATCTTTATTCCAGGGTTGGCTATTACAACCGCATTAGAGGAAATAACCTCTAAGAGTTTGGTTGCTGGTGGCGCAAAACTCTTTGATGCAATGGTTGTTTTATTTAAACAATTTTTTGGTGTAATATTAGGCTTAGGCTTAATGACTTCTTTACTTGATATTGATTTAACTCATTATGAATCTAATATGCCACAATGGACAATTTTTTGCGCAATACCAATATTTTCTATATGTACTTTACCCATTTTTCAAGTGCGAAAAAAGGATATGTTTTTTGGAATTTTAACAGGTATTTTTGCCTTTTTTATAACCGTTTTTTTATCGTCTGGTTTAGGAATATTGGTAAGTACTTTTATTGGTACTTTAACAGTTGTTGGTATCAGCCGTATATTTGGTAGAATTTCTAAAACACCAAAATCTGTTTACTTAACACAAGGAATTATCATGCTAGTTCCTGGTAGTAAATCTTTTATGGGACTAAGTAATTCATTTTTCAATCCATCTATTACTGCTTCTGCAAACTTATTTGAAGAAGTTACTTTTATATTAATGGCTATTATTGGTGGACTACTTTTTGCGGGTACTTTTAGAGAAAGAAAACCGAAAGAACATCATTATAAATCTCATTAA